A stretch of DNA from Raphanus sativus cultivar WK10039 unplaced genomic scaffold, ASM80110v3 Scaffold0562, whole genome shotgun sequence:
ATTCTCTTTGGGAGATAAAGCTCACACATGGGAGAAGGGTCTCTCAAGAGATAGCATCCGAACATGGGATGAGTGCAAAGAAGCCTTCCTCACCAAGTTCTTCTCTAACTCAAGAACTGCAAAGCTTAGGAATGAGATTTCAGGATTTCAACAAAGGAATCTAGAAGGTTTTGGTGAAGCATGGGAACGATTCAACAGCTACATTGCTCagtgtcctcatcatggtttcacCAAGGAAAGCTTGCTTAGCACCTTCTACAGGGgagttctcccatcttgcaGAAATAGGCTTGACACAGCTAGCAATGGTTTCTTCCTGGGCAGAACTGAgcaggatgcagaggagctggtggagaacatggcaaagAGTGACTCAGTTTACAATGAGGAGTATGATAGAGCAAGCAGAGGTGAGGATCAGCAGACAAAGAAGATATCAAATCATTGCAAGACAAGTTGGATttggttctttcaaaccaatccaagaaggagcaggtcagctttgttggtgatcctaATCAAGAGGTTCCTCTAAGGTGAAtgaggttgatggtttggaagggcaagaagaactttgcttcatcaacaacaatggtacatgGTACAGAAAGGAGcctaactttcagtacaacaactaccagccGAGGTCTTATCAAAAACCAGCAAGGAGGATACCAACCTAAGCAAACCACTCAACAAGGGAACTATCAGCAAAGGCAAAATGCCCCTCCTGGTTTTGGTAACACAAATCAGTCTACTCAAGCTCAAGGAAGCTCATCTCAGTCAAAGGCTCCTGATTCAAACATGGAGTCAATGTTCAAgcagatcatggaagctcagtCTAGAGTTGCAAAGGATATTGGGCATGAGTTCAAGACAGTGCACTCCAAGATTGACAGTACCTACACAGAGCTGAACAACAAGATCAGGGCTTTGGAGAGCCAATTTGCTTCTATGAACTCTCAGCCTAGTCGCCAACAGGGAACCCTACCTGGAAAACCTGAGCAAAACCCCAAAGAAACAATGAAGGCAATTACTTTGAGAAGTGGTAAAGAGTTGCCTCCAAGAGTACTCACCAAGGATGGTGAGAAACAGGGTGGGGAGGTTGCCATCAACATTGATGATGAGGTAGTAATTGTTGATGAGAAGGTTGATGAGGAAATTATGGAAAAGATTGTGGAAGCTAAGGgcaaaggaaaggttggagaggagaagagaacAGTGAAGCAAGGTGAAGCTACATCAAAAGATACTTCT
This window harbors:
- the LOC130502450 gene encoding uncharacterized protein LOC130502450, encoding CMNLRSRGLSSLAPIVEDISALEREIVRRRREEEQQAHIQRLGFDMENLPQDRAAEDGQGAANLGPRHPQRQARAIGAHDQPNIHGNRAGIRAPAVENNNFEIKSSLINMIQSNKYHGLALEDPLDHLDNFDRLCGTIKINGVSEDALKLRLFPFSLGDKAHTWEKGLSRDSIRTWDECKEAFLTKFFSNSRTAKLRNEISGFQQRNLEGFGEAWERFNSYIAQCPHHGFTKESLLSTFYRGVLPSCRNRLDTASNGFFLGRTEQDAEELVENMAKSDSVYNEEYDRASRERSLTFSTTTTSRGLIKNQQGGYQPKQTTQQGNYQQRQNAPPGFGNTNQSTQAQGSSSQSKAPDSNMESMFKQIMEAQSRVAKDIGHEFKTVHSKIDSTYTELNNKIRALESQFASMNSQPSRQQGTLPGKPEQNPKETMKAITLRSGKELPPRVLTKDGEKQGGEVAINIDDEVVIVDEKVDEEIMEKIVEAKGKGKVGEEKRTVKQGEATSKDTSFVPPPYEPKLPFPGRFKKQLLEKYKALFEKQMSEVQITMPIIDAFMLVPQYSKFLKDAVAAKKKEMEGMVVLTHECSAIIKRLTIPKKLEDPGSFTLPCAIGPLMFERCLCDLGASVSLMPLSVAKKLGFSHYKKCKLSLVLADRSVKFPIGILEDLP